Proteins encoded by one window of Paroedura picta isolate Pp20150507F chromosome 9, Ppicta_v3.0, whole genome shotgun sequence:
- the SNAI2 gene encoding zinc finger protein SNAI2 gives MPRSFLVKKHFNSSKKPNYSELDTHTVIYSPIPLYESYPMPVIPQPEVLSSVAYNPITLWTTTGLLPSPLPSDLSPLSGYPSSLERVSPPPHSDTSSKDHSGSESPISDEEERIQSKLSDPHAIEAEKFQCGLCNKTYSTFSGLAKHKQLHCDAQSRKSFSCKYCDKEYVSLGALKMHIRTHTLPCVCKICGKAFSRPWLLQGHIRTHTGEKPFSCPHCNRAFADRSNLRAHLQTHSDVKKYQCKNCSKTFSRMSLLHKHEESGCCVVH, from the exons ATGCCGCGATCCTTTTTGGTCAAGAAGCATTTCAACTCTTCCAAAAAGCCGAATTACAGTGAACTGGATACGCACACAG TGATATATTCCCCGATTCCCCTCTATGAGAGCTACCCAATGCCTGTCATTCCTCAGCCAGAGGTCCTGAGCTCAGTCGCTTACAACCCCATCACCTTATGGACTACAACTGGGCTGCTGCCTTCCCCCTTACCCAGTGACCTCTCACCTCTCTCGGGATACCCTTCCTCACTGGAAAGAGTCAGCCCACCTCCTCATTCTGACACGTCGTCCAAGGATCATAGTGGCTCAGAGAGTCCCATTAGTGATGAAGAAGAGAGAATCCAGTCCAAGCTTTCAGATCCCCATGCCATTGAAGCTGAAAAATTCCAGTGTGGTTTATGCAACAAGACCTACTCGACCTTCTCTGGACTGGCCAAGCATAAGCAGTTGCACTGTGATGCCCAGTCTAGGAAATCTTTCAGCTGTAAATACTGTGACAAGGAATATGTCAGCCTGGGAGCTCTCAAGATGCACATCAGGACCCACACACTGCCTTGTGTTTGCAAGATTTGTGGCAAGGCCTTCTCCAGACCCTGGTTACTTCAAGGACACATCAGAACTCATACTG GAGAGAAGCCTTTTTCCTGCCCTCATTGCAACAGAGCATTTGCAGACCGCTCTAATTTGAGAGCACATCTGCAGACCCATTCGGATGTGAAGAAATACCAGTGCAAAAATTGTTCCAAAACTTTCTCCCGCATGTCTCTTCTGCACAAACATGAGGAATCTGGCTGCTGTGTAGTACACTGA